In one window of Candidatus Zixiibacteriota bacterium DNA:
- a CDS encoding phosphatidylserine decarboxylase family protein, giving the protein MIAGPGLKFILAGALITVLLALWAAGKDSPGLLIAAAILALLTLFLTYFYRNPPRTIPNDEALILSVADGRVLSVQNIENDYIGGKGIKISIFLSVFNVHINRIPISGRVDYVTYNSGKFFAAFEDKASTENEQTEIGLVYKSGKMIFKQIAGVLARRIVCHLTKDQSVQAGAVFGMIHFGSRAELFLPDNIEVMVKPGDRVKAGETAIGRLRTPDTSR; this is encoded by the coding sequence GTGATAGCCGGTCCCGGTCTAAAATTCATTCTTGCCGGCGCCCTGATAACCGTTCTGTTAGCCCTCTGGGCTGCCGGCAAAGACTCCCCGGGTCTTTTGATAGCGGCCGCGATTCTCGCTTTGCTCACCCTTTTCCTGACGTACTTCTATCGCAATCCGCCGCGAACCATTCCAAATGATGAAGCTCTAATTCTATCGGTCGCCGATGGCCGGGTGCTTTCGGTGCAAAATATCGAAAATGACTATATCGGAGGAAAGGGGATAAAAATTTCCATCTTTCTGTCCGTTTTCAATGTCCATATCAATCGCATTCCGATTTCGGGACGGGTAGATTATGTCACATACAATTCCGGCAAGTTCTTCGCTGCTTTTGAAGACAAAGCCTCGACGGAAAATGAACAAACCGAAATTGGATTGGTTTATAAATCAGGAAAGATGATTTTCAAGCAGATTGCCGGAGTGCTGGCCCGAAGGATTGTTTGCCATCTGACGAAAGACCAGAGTGTTCAAGCGGGAGCGGTTTTCGGCATGATTCATTTTGGTTCCCGGGCCGAGTTATTTCTGCCGGATAATATTGAAGTCATGGTCAAACCGGGTGACAGAGTTAAGGCCGGGGAGACCGCCATAGGGCGTTTGAGAACTCCGGATACAAGCAGGTAG
- the purB gene encoding adenylosuccinate lyase yields MIPRYTLPEMGELWSEQSKFKHWLEVELAVCKAMAEMRLIPQKAFRNIQKKAAVDIERINQIESETNHDMIAFLTSVSEFVGPDSKYIHFGMTSSDVLDTALSLQMKEAAEMIDRKIVSALDKIKKLALQYKMTPIIGRTHGIIAEPTTLGLKFAVWHTELNRSRERFRAAAETVAVGAISGAVGNFANIDPKIEARVCKLLGLEAAAVSTQVIQRDRHAAYITALAILASSIEKFATEIRNLQRTEIDEMSEGFAKGQKGSSAMPHKRNPITSERLTGLARLLRGYALSSMENIPLWHERDIAHSSVERIIIPDSTIAVDYGLKLFNDILDRIVINEKRMLENIYRYGGIVFSQRVLLKLTEVIGNRDKAYFLVQRDAMEAYEGTDGFRELLKEDREIMQYLSEADIDECFDLDYYLKNVGKIFRRVFGQ; encoded by the coding sequence ATGATTCCACGTTATACTCTCCCCGAGATGGGGGAACTCTGGTCGGAACAATCGAAATTCAAGCACTGGCTTGAGGTCGAATTAGCCGTCTGCAAGGCGATGGCCGAAATGCGGCTTATCCCGCAGAAGGCATTTCGCAATATTCAGAAAAAGGCTGCTGTCGATATTGAGCGAATAAATCAAATCGAATCCGAAACCAATCATGATATGATTGCTTTTCTTACTTCGGTCAGTGAGTTTGTCGGTCCGGATTCCAAATATATCCATTTTGGCATGACCTCATCGGATGTTCTCGACACGGCTCTTTCGCTTCAAATGAAAGAAGCGGCGGAGATGATCGACCGAAAAATTGTCTCGGCTCTTGATAAGATTAAGAAACTGGCATTGCAATATAAGATGACGCCGATAATCGGGCGGACCCACGGCATTATCGCCGAGCCGACCACGCTGGGGTTGAAGTTTGCCGTCTGGCATACCGAGTTGAATCGCAGTCGCGAGAGATTCAGGGCCGCCGCCGAAACCGTCGCCGTAGGAGCCATCTCCGGAGCGGTGGGGAATTTCGCCAATATTGATCCCAAAATTGAAGCACGTGTATGCAAATTGCTGGGGCTTGAGGCGGCCGCGGTCTCCACGCAGGTGATTCAGCGGGATCGTCACGCCGCCTATATCACCGCCCTGGCTATTCTGGCCTCTTCGATAGAAAAATTTGCGACCGAAATCAGAAATCTTCAGCGCACCGAGATTGATGAAATGTCGGAAGGTTTTGCCAAGGGACAGAAGGGCTCTTCGGCCATGCCCCACAAACGGAATCCGATCACGTCCGAACGGCTGACCGGGCTGGCGCGACTTCTGCGAGGATATGCGCTATCCTCCATGGAGAATATTCCTCTCTGGCATGAACGGGATATCGCGCATAGCTCCGTGGAACGGATTATCATTCCCGATAGTACTATTGCGGTTGATTACGGTCTGAAGCTGTTCAACGACATTCTTGACCGTATCGTTATCAATGAGAAACGGATGCTGGAGAATATTTATCGCTATGGCGGGATTGTCTTCTCGCAGCGAGTCCTGCTGAAACTCACGGAAGTGATCGGTAACCGCGACAAGGCCTATTTCCTGGTGCAGCGAGATGCCATGGAGGCCTATGAAGGGACTGATGGATTCCGGGAACTCCTCAAAGAGGACCGCGAAATCATGCAGTATTTGAGCGAGGCCGACATCGACGAATGTTTTGACCTCGACTATTATCTTAAAAATGTCGGAAAGATTTTCAGGAGGGTCTTCGGACAGTGA
- the fsa gene encoding fructose-6-phosphate aldolase: MKLFIDTANLDEIREAALMGVLDGVTTNPSLMAKEKMPYREILAEICKIVRGPVSAEVLAVDTEGMIKEAMELASIAENITIKVPIIKEGLKTIKTLSDKGIMTNATLCFSPSQALLVAKAGATFVSPFVGRLDDVSLTGMDLIAQIVQIYGNYGFGTEVLVASVRNPLHVVEAAMMGADVATVPFKVIEQLIKHPLTDIGLQKFLEDWQKVNKG; the protein is encoded by the coding sequence ATGAAGCTTTTTATTGATACGGCGAATCTCGATGAAATCAGGGAAGCGGCTTTGATGGGTGTATTGGATGGCGTAACCACCAATCCTTCCCTCATGGCCAAAGAAAAAATGCCCTACCGTGAAATTTTGGCTGAAATCTGTAAAATTGTCAGAGGGCCGGTTTCGGCCGAAGTGCTGGCGGTCGACACCGAGGGGATGATCAAGGAGGCCATGGAATTGGCCTCTATTGCCGAGAACATTACCATTAAGGTCCCTATTATCAAGGAAGGTCTCAAAACTATCAAAACCCTTTCGGATAAAGGGATAATGACCAACGCCACCCTCTGTTTCTCGCCGTCGCAGGCGCTTCTGGTGGCCAAGGCCGGCGCGACCTTTGTTTCGCCATTTGTGGGACGGCTGGATGATGTCTCGCTTACCGGAATGGATTTGATCGCCCAGATTGTCCAGATTTACGGCAATTATGGCTTTGGCACGGAAGTCCTGGTGGCCTCGGTGCGCAATCCGCTCCATGTCGTTGAGGCCGCCATGATGGGCGCTGATGTTGCCACGGTGCCTTTTAAGGTTATTGAGCAACTGATAAAGCATCCGCTCACCGACATTGGTCTGCAGAAATTTTTGGAGGACTGGCAGAAGGTGAATAAGGGATGA